The segment taaaaattaattttatttattttttttataattttttaaatggagagaaattttaacaatgcaaaaaactaataaaaacgGAAGTCGGAGCAACGGttgaattaaacaaaaaaataaatagagaaataaatttctgaaattaatgGTCAAGTGTCACCaattaaatgcaaattattgatttaggaatgtttagtttttttttttcgtgaattttttcaCCGGGTATGAAATTCGTCATCAATCACTTTTATGTCGAacgtcattttaaaaaatatcgtcTCATTGGTATTCAAGTAGTAACGGAGCGACACTCGATCTAAATAacaattgaagaaaatgatcaaattaCAACGACGACGCGACACATTTCAGTAACAAAATATGTGCAGTGATGAAAGTGAAATTAATTCACCTTCACTTCTCTTCTAAATAAAAAGACATTTCAGAAGTAATAACATTAACATGTGAGCAATAACCCGtcgttactttttatttttataactatCGCAGATCATTAAAGAGCAAATAAATCAAGAGATTTGATTGTCGCGCATGCATAATAAAAACAGCTTTTGATCCGTGTTTGATCGACAGCAATCACtcttaaacaaatatttatcaagttttattactttggtgagataataatttatattcgtAACATGAGCCAGCATGATTGGACAATgagagtttaaaatttttcaaattaacttttactCGGCAGAGGAAAGAGGAACAAgagtcaaaaacaattttggtTTACATTGTAAGATAATGCGATCAGACATTCAATAATAGTGCCTAATACACTAATTGATCATTCGTTCATTCCATTTCGTTCGTGAGAGGTGATTAGACATTCCATCGTTGTTGGTTGATAAATGATGTCTCAATTATAAGCTGATGGCATGGCTAATTTTCTGCCGCAAAACGCGAGAAATATCGTCACAAATTGATATCCGTTGAAGAAtgtgagcaatttttttttgttttgaacaaatttcttaTCACGTCTCATTGAACGACAaagtgaaattatttcaattttttttattaacaaaatatttgtatataaaaaatgtctgtgaaaaattattgattactGGCATGAGACAAACTGCTCTCTCGAGACGAGTTACGTGATAGGCATAAGCGCCCTTCTTATTGCTGACTTTCGATTTGAAATATAGGGCCTACGTAGGATTTGACCGTTACTTAGTTAGTTAGGTTGATACAATTATCAAAAGTGTTTCTggttttacagaaaattaataaaaatttattttttcaaaaaatacttaactatataaaaaattgttttggatGTTTTccttaagataaattttcagaaaataattttttttatttataaaaaatataaagtaaaatcgataaaaattttgaaatctaaATTTGTCGTTCTTCACATAAGAGTTTAAGAATGTTATGTTAGATTGAATAATATAGATGCAaagaaattgtaagaaaaGAAGATCAACAAGAAGAATGTGTAAAGGATATCTTTTGGTAAGACATAAATGTCGGCTTTCAACCTTTTAATAAGTATAGAACTGCTCTCGAGCTGAAAATACAGACCCGAAACTAAGTCGTGCCATCTTAGTTAGTCTCAGTCTCAAACTCGCTTCTTCCATTTTAGTCATACTTTGTTGTTCAGCGGGCGTCAATTTGCAATGAAATATCAAAGAGgtcaaatttttccaaaacttGTTCACTGTACCacaatttagaagaaaataagAACTTCGCCTGTTGGAGTTCGAGAAATTTAGTCAATTCctcactttaaaattatttattacgtGCTACATGTTTAGACTTCTTAGGTCATCGTCTGTCACACGATTGAAGAAATCCggctttttttcgtttttgcgtTGAAAAGATAATTCAAAGGATTTTGGACATACTTGGATTTTCTTAAAActcgaatattaaatttctgtaAGTCCTCTTGTTAAAGATGAATATGTATGAGTTTATCCATTTTGAATTTCACTTCCTTAAACGATCAATCTGagctttattttcattttatcattttttctgttatttttgtctataaaaattaaattaaataattgcattaattaaatttaaaaaaattatttatttttatatttatttatttaaatttaaatttatttatttttttttaattttttttttactttttttttattttttaaatattttttttttatttataaaagttaaagtttaatttatttcaatttaatttttatttttttttgcctaaaatataatttaaatattaggtAATGTAACAAAACTGAAAATTGTAACAGCCTTACCAAAATTACTTaccttcattaaaattcaacacGCGTTCTttcatatctaaaaaaaaatcaaaaacatgcGTCATAGAAATTTTGACCTAATtaaatacctttttttttttttaaatatttccagATGATTTCAATCCAACTTTTGTCACTGTCAACACTTTTCCTCGTCACATCAGCAACATTTTCCCTCCCATTCGGCAATTATCAGAGAAATGCAGCACCTCCTCCGCCTCCGCCGATGTTCAAACCAATTTCCCGTTCGGGTCCTTTGGGCATTCAACGTCGTGAACCAGCGCCTTTGGTATTTCCGGGCCCTCTGAGTCGCATGAAGATGCGTGATAGTTTCCGTGCCGCTACTGCGGGACTTCCCATGCGAACTTTGATGCTTCAATTACGCGGAAGCCCGAGTCGAGGTATGGCGCAATACGTCAAAGCGCCTCCagaattcaaatatttgaaaccaAATTCGTTGCCATCGTCGCCAGCTCCAACTTTGATCGTGAAACCGCTGAAATATGAGTCGCCATCGAAGCATGTGAGACCAACGTCGGATTATTCGTTTGAAAAGCCACACGTTCATACGACGAAATTGCAATTAAGAGTGCCTGTGGATGCAAATGCAGGAGCAATTCGAACGATTCCAGCGCCAAATTTGTCCGTGCaggataataaaattcaatttttctcggATCAGAAGGAAACGCCAAAAGTTCCCTTTAAAAGGCCCGTAAGTGttgtaagagattttttttattttttttttaataaaattaatttttcataaattttttttttcataaaaatttaatttttttttttttttttattttttaaattttatttttaaattaattaatttaatttttttatttttttaatttttaaattaatttaattttttttaacaatttattacaaaaaaatttaataaattttaatttaatatgagcctaaatttatttttttttattttgtaaaaattaagttgaaaaaaaaatgttttttattgaaaatgtaaaaaaaaatattttaattaaatatttatacaaaaatatttttatttaaaataatcataaaaaaaattaaaatttttttttttttcaaaaaaaaatttttattttttttttttatttttttttttttttttaaaaattttttttttttttaatttttttaataattttttttaaaaaaatttatttttatttttttttcctttaaaaaaaatgtttttaattttttttcttatttttttcaaaatttaggcTCAAGTACAACAATATGAGGTCGAAGAACAAACGAACGACGTAACTTTCAAAGATCCATATTCCGGAAAACACACTTTGTGGGCTCCTGATCCAGATCCAACTCTGCCAGGACCTCGCGTGAAGCCAAGTAACGATCCTTTAAGTCGCCCAAGCAATTATCAATCATTGCCAGCTGATGTTTCAGCACAACTTgctcaagtaaaaattaaaatttttacttttttaacaaatttttaaatttttttcgaatttcaggCCCAACAATACATCGCAAGTCCCGCCCAACATCAATCCATCGTCGCTGCTGCTCCTTACGCTTACGTTCAAAGTCAAACTCCTTACGATTATCACTCGTACGCTTACACTTACGTGCCTATGCAACAAGCAGCATCGACCCATACCGCGAATTATCAACCCACAATGCTTCAGGGAATGGCGCCTTACAATCCCTCGTATCTCGTGTCGCAATCCAAtcaacttttcaaccaacatCAGCAAAATCTGAACTTGTACAAGCAACAAGAACCGAATTATATCCAAGAATTTGCGCAAAATTCGTTGACTTATAATCCGTATGCCgcaaaattacaacaacaacaacctcaGTACAACGCTTATGACGTCGCTGCGGCGCAACTTCAGCAAATTCAGGCGTTACAAGCAGGTAagttgcttaaaaaataattttttaacaattttaattgaaaaaattcattttagcgGCAACTCAACTCCAATATCAGGATCAAACGCAAGCTGTTCCATACAATCCTCATTATCCAACCAATGAAAATGTCGCAGAATCACAAAATGCTCATGCCTATACCCAATTAATTGAAGCCCAAGACTACAATCCGTACGCTACAAGTACTCAACCTCCTCTTTCGGCGAAGGATTTGGCTTCAATCTTCAAATATGGCACGTTAGCTCAAAGTTCAGAGGAGTCTAATGAACAATTAAACGATGGAAGTTACGCGAATACGGCTTATTACAATCAATATACGCAACAAACGCAAGATAACTTCCAACCATCGCACGGAAATACGGAAATTCTTCAACCACAAGAGACGCTGACACCCCAAAGTGCCTTCGAGCAACATCAACAAGCACTTGCCGCGCAATTAAGTAATGCGCATCAAGGACAAAATTATCCATCGCATGGTTCTTTGAGGATTTATGTGCCTGATGAggtaatttttcgtaatttttttgatttatttttaaataaattttaaaataattttttaattaatttttatttaatttttaaataaatttttaataatttttaattttcaaatagttttttaattagtttttttaatttttaaataaatttttaattaatttttaaataattttttaattaaattttaaataaatttttaattaatttttaaataattttttaattaatttttaattaatttttttcagaaaataatttttcattaaattttttcaaaaaataatttttaaataaatttttatttaatttttaaataatttttaaattaattttcaataaatttttaaataatttttaatcaattttaaaaaaaatttattcaatttttcaataatttttaaataaatttttaattaatttttaaattaatttttgaattaatttttaaatttaatttttaattaatttttgaaataattttaaaattcatttttgaatttaatttttaatcaatttttaagataatttttaattaatttttgaataattttttttaaatgaaataaaatttttaaataatttttaatcaatttttaaataatttttgaattaatttttaattaatttttgaataaatttttaattaatttttaaattaatttttaattaatttttgaattaatctttgaataaatttttaattaatttttaaattaatttttgatttaaattttgaatttttttaaataaattttaatttaattttttaaaaataattaattttactaaaaattaaatttcaggcCCAATCAAAAAGCGACGAAAACATCGATCCCGAACCAACAGCGTCAGAAactgaaattcaaaaacaaaaaatcgaagaaatttCCGCAGACGATCGTCTCGACAACAACTACTACGACGGCGAATACGAATATGAAAACGAAGAAGACGTTCCAGCAACAGATGACACAAAGAAAAACGCATCGACAGGCACCGCATCAACGTTAACGAATCATCAAATGGAATCcaaagagaaataattttgaaaatctttcgtctgcatatttattaaattttagattttatttattatttatatttttaaatgctgTTGTCCTcctttttctttgttaaaaatgcTTTGTAAATagtggaaaataataaaaacggattaatttttcaaatattcttttatttgatttttcatttttctttttattatttaaataacaattgtATACACTGATAAATATAGGTTTaaattgtttagttttttttttgtctttaaattattatttttttctgcctttttacaaatttttttttgcaataataatcataattgataataataatttttttacatagtaattcatttttatagaGACTTTTCTTTATAAGGATCTCGTTCTTTTATAgagttttctttctttatctTCCTAATGATTCTTTTTGCTGATTCTTCAaggtaaatatatattttttctgtaaaataatttttttctttagattttttaaatagatatagattttaaatttatttttgtattatatatatttttatatataattttttataaatatataacataacgaagaagataaaattttgatgatatataaacaacaaaacacaaaaaaaaagtaaatttttgtgaatattaacaccttttttactatttattatttttttatattttttttaataaactttatttatttatttttttgtataaaaaactttttttagctACACTTataattgtaagttttttttaaatgttaattaccgtttttttaataataattatttttttaatttttgatcaatcttttgaatgtgtttttttttaataataattaattaataaagtgtaactaataaatttaattattattaataataataattaatatatttatctcGAATCCTTGatgatataatatttttttttgtattttatttttttttattatatttaatttttttttataaactatgAGTGGCTCAATCTATataaactttaactttttgttgttgttttcttgttgctaaacaattaatttacgttatttattattattataaatgtatTTGGTGTTTTTTGTGACTCGTGCTCCTGTTTTAGTCAATGTCCGTTATTTAAACGAACATCCCCGAGACTCGTTCAGAAagcaagttttttattttgtataattatttgctataattatttattttaattattattaaaaattgttttttatttttttttattaataattatttattatacacGTACTTTAATGCTATAtcgtcttttatttttataacaataaagttttatatagtcgtcacattttttttttgctactatataactttttttttattttttttttaattatcattaatgATGACTAGATGTGagttttaaagataatttttttttagcagaaACGATTCTCTCTATTTTCTGTCCGAGCATTTTTAGTCTTATCTTTACATACAACTTTACAAGAGAGAGATAGAGAGTTGGAGAATAAAGGGGTGATGTGATTTTTcctaaatattgcaaaaaagattagaaaattgatttgatttgtgTCCAGGTAggattgataaattttttgtaatattcaGTTCTtggcaatatttttaatttttttaaattttaaataaaggtCTACCTAGCAGCTTGTGATGAGTGTCaacaacatatattttttaaccttaTTTTGTAGTTTCTAATGATAGCGAACCAAAGGACCAGGCACAATATTtcttttgcattattttcttctttttttagaggataaatgtatatttttaaattattgttttaaaaatttagaaaaattccaaaatgtgcattgggattttttaaattttttaataaaattttaaaaatcctaatgcacaattatatttttattaatttttttcaagctttaaaaattagatttttaaatttcccaatgtacattttaaaattttatttaaaaattttttaaacttttaaaatattcattttagattttttttgtttttttaaatttgcaaaatttaaaatcctaatgcacaatttgaatttttttttaattaatttttaaagtgcacaaattttaaaatcccaattcactaaatttttttttcaaaaaaaaaaaaaattattttaaatattacaaaataattttttaatttatctttttgaaaaaattaaaaaattaacagatcccaatgcatatttttaaaagttaatatttaatttaataaaaaaaaaattgaaaatgtgctATAGgactcacaaatttttaaaaataatttaaaaatcccaatgcacaattacaaaattataaattatttttgaataaaattttcaaaatatgcatcgggatttgttaattttcgatcgaaaaattaataaattaaaaaattcccagttcacattttagattttttttgtttattaaaaaaaaatctaaatttgcattgggatttgaTAATTCACtaattttgtgaagaaaaattaagaaaatcctaatagaaattttgaaatttttttaaaaataattaatcaatatttaaaatgtgcattgggattttttaattcattaagtttttgatgaaaaatgcacaaatttataaatcccaatgcacattttaaaaaaattatttaaaatttaataaaaaaatttttaaaatgtgcattgggatttatttttgaataatattttaaaaaaatcccaatgcaaaatttaaaatatttttacaaattttttgaatttaataattcaaaaatacacatttaacctcttttttataaaatttaggtagatggaaaaaaaatcaaaaatctcgttgaaataaatttatcattaacatTTATGAATTACAGGAATGTGCGTCCTATTttcttcttgtatttttttttaatttattttatttaaatatatcacTGTTTTCTTATCTATACAagattttatgacaatttaagccagagattttttttttgtatttaattatttgtaaagaGTTGTAAGCAGCAATAACAGCTTCAGGCTAATATTCTACCAACttcctgtttatttttttttcttactcttTTGTACACCTTCTATCTACTTTACACAGATTTAGACAGCATTCTagttatagattttttttgttagttgtaGAAAGAATTTAcagcagaaatatttttttttgttatctacGACGGAATTTTATCACTCTATGAATACACAAAAGGATCTAACTTTAGtggttgttatttttttaaagcaatgtacaaaaaagtatgctagttaagtttttttcttgttctgtgttgttgttgttgtataattttttgaaacagaGATGATATGAtcgcgtttttatttttttaaaatttatttagtattttttttattaattatttttattattattctgtgGGCAGGATTGGCTCAagaccgatttttttttagcaaaaatgtgaaaaaaaaattaattaaaaattaagaaggtGATAAATAATTGCAACCTTAGCCTTTCTAtatatttaactatttttttttaattgctgtTTTTTAATCTGTTTCATCtataaagttaataatttacGTAAGTTTTATTGTAGCAACATGTTCGCTctcatttctctttttttttaataattcattttttttaatattaacttttagttagtaattttttattgaatagaaaaagaaacaaccatggttttgttatttttttattttattttctatttttttaggatGCTGTTtgtctcttaaaaattctcatttttttttaaatgttaatgattgttttagtttattatatattgaaa is part of the Culicoides brevitarsis isolate CSIRO-B50_1 chromosome 3, AGI_CSIRO_Cbre_v1, whole genome shotgun sequence genome and harbors:
- the LOC134835150 gene encoding uncharacterized protein LOC134835150; amino-acid sequence: MCKGYLLMISIQLLSLSTLFLVTSATFSLPFGNYQRNAAPPPPPPMFKPISRSGPLGIQRREPAPLVFPGPLSRMKMRDSFRAATAGLPMRTLMLQLRGSPSRGMAQYVKAPPEFKYLKPNSLPSSPAPTLIVKPLKYESPSKHVRPTSDYSFEKPHVHTTKLQLRVPVDANAGAIRTIPAPNLSVQDNKIQFFSDQKETPKVPFKRPAQVQQYEVEEQTNDVTFKDPYSGKHTLWAPDPDPTLPGPRVKPSNDPLSRPSNYQSLPADVSAQLAQAQQYIASPAQHQSIVAAAPYAYVQSQTPYDYHSYAYTYVPMQQAASTHTANYQPTMLQGMAPYNPSYLVSQSNQLFNQHQQNLNLYKQQEPNYIQEFAQNSLTYNPYAAKLQQQQPQYNAYDVAAAQLQQIQALQAAATQLQYQDQTQAVPYNPHYPTNENVAESQNAHAYTQLIEAQDYNPYATSTQPPLSAKDLASIFKYGTLAQSSEESNEQLNDGSYANTAYYNQYTQQTQDNFQPSHGNTEILQPQETLTPQSAFEQHQQALAAQLSNAHQGQNYPSHGSLRIYVPDEAQSKSDENIDPEPTASETEIQKQKIEEISADDRLDNNYYDGEYEYENEEDVPATDDTKKNASTGTASTLTNHQMESKEK